In the genome of Pseudanabaena mucicola str. Chao 1806, the window GCAAGGACTACGCCAATTTCCTAGCGATCGCCAAGGGATCGTTAATGGAAACAGAGACGTTTCTGATGTTAGCGGTGCGTCTCGACTATTTGACTCCGCAGGAGGTGAATCCGACTCTGAACCTGATTGTGGAAATCAGCAAGATGCTAACTGCTCTCCGCAAAAGACTGCTAGAGTCCTAACCAATTCTGTTACCCGTTCCCTCTTTCCCCTCACCTACAAAGGGGCGCAGGGTTTGGCGGATGATGTGCGCTATTACGGTGCATGGATGCGGGATGAGGCTTTTAAGAGAATTGGGCATTTATATCCGAAGGTGATTATAGGGGATAGGGGACAGGTTTTGGGGGGAGAGGGAAGAGGGGAGAGGGAAGAGGGAAGAGGGGAAGCTACTGTTCCCCGTTCCCTATCCCCTACTTCCTACACAGTAATCGCATGGATTTGGGCGCGAACGGTGAAATGTCCGAACCCTAGCTGTGGTTGTGCAATGCCTTTGGTGCGATCGTTTGCTTTGTCAACTAAGAAGGGTAAAGAGGCATGGATTGAGTATGAGGTAATAGGTAATAGGGAAGAGAGAACAGTAGCCTCCCCTCTTCCCTCTCCCCTCTCCCCTGTTACCTCTTCCCTATTACCTCTCCCCTCTCCCCTCTCTTCTCTTCCCTCTTCCCCCTCAATTCGCTTCTCTGTCAAGTCTGGAACTGGCAAACCTCCCGAAGGGACGGTGAGCCGCAAGGGTGCGCGGTGTATTGCTTGTGAGTCTGATGTGAAGTTGGATCATGTCCGTGCTGAGGGTAAGGCAGGACGGATGGGAGCGCAATTAATAGCGATCGTGGCTGAGGGAAATAAAGGAAGAGTTTATCTTTCGCCAAGTGATGAACAGGAAAATATTGCTAATTCTGCTCAACCTACATGGAAGCCTGAAACGGAACTTGTCCAAAATTCTCGCCATGTCACGCCTATTGTCTATGGAATGACAAAACACTCTGATCTATTTACTTCTCGTCAACTTGTTGCTCTCACAACTTTTAGCGATCTAGTAAAAGATGCAAGAGAAAAAGTTATTGCTGATGGTGGAACTGAAGATTATGCAAATGCTGTTGCTACATATTTGTCATTTGGTGTGGACAGGTTAGCAGATAGAAATTCTACTATTTGCTCTTGGGATAGCGGTAGAGATAGTACACGCAATACCTTTGCAAGGCAAGCAATACAAATGACTTGGGACTTTGCAGAAACTAATCCAATGAGCGATTCTACTGGAAATTTCTTAGGAGCAATTGACTGGGTTTACAAAGTTCTACAAGAATCAAGGACAAATACTCATGGATTTGCTAAGCAGCAAGATGCAGTTGAAGAAAAGGTAACAGAAACAGGCTTTCTTTTCTCCACAGACCCTCCCTATTACGATGCAATTCCCTATGCCGATCTCTCAGACTTTTTCTATGTTTGGTTAAGACAATCCCTTAATGGAATTTATCCTGATCTTTGTTCAACTCTGTTAGTCCCGAAAACTCAGGAAATGATTGCAGATCATTTTCGTCATGGGAGCAGGGATAAAGCAAAGCAGTTTTTTGAAGACGGGTTAAGTAAAGTTTTTCATCAAGTTCGCAAGTCTGCCCATCCTGATTATCCATTCACTGTTTACTATGCTTTCAAACAAACAGAATCAGATGATGAAGACTCTGAAAATGAGACGGATTCAAGTTCTATAGCTTCGACTGGCTGGGAGACAATCCTAGAAGCACTGATACAGTCTAGCTTTGCCATTACAGGAACAGTTCCACTCAGGACAGAACTCGCAAATCGCATGAGAGGACAAGGTAGCAATGCTCTCGCCTCCTCCATCGTCCTAGTCTGCCGCCCTCGCCCCGACAATGCCACCTCAACCACTCGCCGCCAATTTCTCAACGAACTCAAACGCGAACTCCCCGACGCACTCAAAAAACTGCAACAGGGCAACATTGCCCCCGTTGACCTTGCCCAAGCCAGCATTGGACCTGGTATGGCAGTCTACTCCAAATATGCCAAAGTCCTCGAACCCGACGGCTCCGCCATGCGCGTCCGCACCGCACTACAACTCATCAACCAAGCCCTCGATGAATACTTCGCCGAACAAGAAGGCGAATTTGATACCGACACACGCTGGGCGCTAGCTTGGTTCGAGCAAAGCCAATTTAACGAAGGCGCATACGGCGATGCCGAAACCCTATCCACCGCCAAAAACATCAGCGTCCAAGGCTTAGTCAACTCAGGCATTCTCTTCGCCAAAGGCGGCAAAGTCAGACTACTCAAACGCGACGAACTCCCCGCCGACTGGAATCCCGCCAACGACAACCGCACACCCGCATGGGAAGTCGCCCATCACCTCATTCGCGCCCTCGACAAACTCGGCGAAACAGGAGCCGCTAACTTACTTGCCCAAGTCGGCATCGACAAAGGCGAAATCGCCAAAGACCTGAGCTATCGTCTATATAGCATCTGCGATCGCAAAGGCTGGACACAACTAGCCCTCGACTACAACAGCCTCGTCATCTCATGGCAAGCGATCGTGCAACTAGCGATCGCACAGCCCAAGCCAAGCTATGAAGAAACACCACTATTTAATTTAGAAGGTAACTAATCATGAACATCCAACTTGTCAATGCGATCGTGCAAATGACCCAAACCCTCTCAAATGAGGAGCAACAGTTGCTGATCCAAAAACTGAATAAATTACTACTTGATGAATCAAAGCAAACAGATCCAGTAACTCCCATCACGACTACAGAGACATCACCACCAACCCCAGAACAGGGATGGGAAGCATTTTCGACACTAGGGCAAATTGCTGTAGCAGGAAAACTAAATAACGTGGCGATCGACCACGACAAATATCTATACAGGCTACCAAATGAAAAAAATACTTATTGATACAAGTGCTTGGGCAGCCATATCTGACAATAAAGACCGCCACCATGCATCGGCATTAAATTTTATTAAAAAGATCAATGGTAAATACAAACTGATTACCACCAATTATGTTCTTGATGAAACTTATACGCTATTGCTAATGAATGCAGGTTATCAAACCACCATAGCCTTTAAACAACGCATAGACATTATGGTTGCCAGTCAAGTATTAGAAATTGTCTGGATAGATGATGCGATCGCTAACCAATCATGGCAAATATTCGCGAAATTTAATATAGATAAAGAATGGTCTTTTACAGACTGCACCTCCTACGCAGTTATGAAACAACTAAACATCGCCGAAGCCTTTACCCTCGATCACCATTTTGTCCAAATGGGCTTTGTCAAACAACCATAAAGCCCAACACCGCACAAGGCAATTTATTTAACACTTGATTTGATACTTGATTTAAAACTTGAGGTAACTAAATGCCCTATAGCAACTTCACCCTCAGACAAGTCGAAAAAGACTTTCATTTACAAATCGAAGAAAAAATCGATCTGTTTGCCCATGTCCAAGCGATCGCCCCCAGTGACGATCTCAAACGCATCCTCACCGAAAATATTCCCCTCGCCCTTGCCATCAACACCGAAAAAGCGCGATCGGAATTTTTGATTGCACCAACACTGCTAGAACTGAGACGGCGATCGCCAATTCCCATCAGCTTATTTTCTGGCACAGAATTTAGCATCAGCCCCGAACAAGGCTTGTCAGGCTATTGTGATTATTTGATTAGTTTATCCAAGCAGCAACTGATGATTAGCGCTCCAGTGATTGCGATCGTCGAAGCCAAAAATGAAGATATCAAGTCTGGGCTAGGACAATGTATAGCAGAAATGGTCGCCGCCCAATTATTTAACGAACTCGAAAACAACTACATTGACACAATTTACGGCATTGTCACATCAGGAGAAATCTGGAAATTTCTGCAAATTTCTGAGCAAAATGTGGCGATCGATCTTACTGACTACTACATCAACAACATTGACAAAATTATCGGTATTCTCTTGTCTTTCATTTCTACCGAAGTATAGATAATTATGAAAATCACCCTTGATATACCTCAAATCGACTTAGAGAAATTAATTGCACCAGCGATCGCTGAGCCGCGTATACCTCTCTATAACATCACTTGGCAGCAATATGAAAACTTTATTGAGATGTTTTCTGGACATCAAAACTTACATCTAACCTATCTGCAAGGAGTTTTAGAAATCGTGACGCTTTCGCCAGAGCATGAAATGCTAAAAACCCTAATCGCAAGGCTTTTATATATCTATGCCGATGCTCTGGATATTGACCTCTTTAGCTGTGGTTCTGCTACCTGCAAATCTCAATCAACCAATCGCGGACTAGAACCCGATGAAAGCTTTTGTATTGGCGATCGCAAACAATTCCCAGATCTAGCGATCGAAGTAACCGTCACCAGTGGCGGTATCAACAAACTCGAAATTTATCAAGGCTTACAGATTCCCGAAGTTTGGTTTTATCAGCGCGATCACTTTACCCTCTATCTCATTAAACAAGACGGTACTGGCTATACAGAGATTACTCAAAGTCAAATTTTTCCTAATCTAGACCTAAACCTAATGGCGGAATATATCCATCCCGATCGCGAACCTGAAATGGTCAGAGCATGGCGCAAGCTCATTAATAGTGCCTTCCCACCCAAGAATTAGCGGTGCGGCGCGAAGCGCCGCACCGCTAATTCTTGGGTTTTAATATCTATTTTGAGAATAAAACATGGAAAGTCATGATGATTGCTAACCTTCAATCCCCTATACTGTCTCCCGCCGAATATCTGGCATGGGAAGCCGAGCAAGATACTAAACACGAATATGAAAACGGCAAAATTATCGCCAT includes:
- a CDS encoding DUF1156 domain-containing protein, yielding MTYKKKLIEVALPLEAINKESAREKSIRHGHPSTLHLWWARRPLAACRAVLFASLVDDPSSLPDEFPTEDEQNIERLRLFGIIERLVKWENINNQDVLNEARAEILKSTNGNPPPVYDPFCGGGSIPLEAQRLGLEAHGSDLNPVAVLITKSLIEIPPKFKDMPPVNPLARAKDVRQEGTGNRGSKNERNSITSGSNCLAEVDGSGSTGLSSERSLSKGGDVSDDQSDYSSGGVGSSEHSGRKRKGNSQGLRQFPSDRQGIVNGNRDVSDVSGASRLFDSAGGESDSEPDCGNQQDANCSPQKTARVLTNSVTRSLFPLTYKGAQGLADDVRYYGAWMRDEAFKRIGHLYPKVIIGDRGQVLGGEGRGEREEGRGEATVPRSLSPTSYTVIAWIWARTVKCPNPSCGCAMPLVRSFALSTKKGKEAWIEYEVIGNREERTVASPLPSPLSPVTSSLLPLPSPLSSLPSSPSIRFSVKSGTGKPPEGTVSRKGARCIACESDVKLDHVRAEGKAGRMGAQLIAIVAEGNKGRVYLSPSDEQENIANSAQPTWKPETELVQNSRHVTPIVYGMTKHSDLFTSRQLVALTTFSDLVKDAREKVIADGGTEDYANAVATYLSFGVDRLADRNSTICSWDSGRDSTRNTFARQAIQMTWDFAETNPMSDSTGNFLGAIDWVYKVLQESRTNTHGFAKQQDAVEEKVTETGFLFSTDPPYYDAIPYADLSDFFYVWLRQSLNGIYPDLCSTLLVPKTQEMIADHFRHGSRDKAKQFFEDGLSKVFHQVRKSAHPDYPFTVYYAFKQTESDDEDSENETDSSSIASTGWETILEALIQSSFAITGTVPLRTELANRMRGQGSNALASSIVLVCRPRPDNATSTTRRQFLNELKRELPDALKKLQQGNIAPVDLAQASIGPGMAVYSKYAKVLEPDGSAMRVRTALQLINQALDEYFAEQEGEFDTDTRWALAWFEQSQFNEGAYGDAETLSTAKNISVQGLVNSGILFAKGGKVRLLKRDELPADWNPANDNRTPAWEVAHHLIRALDKLGETGAANLLAQVGIDKGEIAKDLSYRLYSICDRKGWTQLALDYNSLVISWQAIVQLAIAQPKPSYEETPLFNLEGN
- a CDS encoding type II toxin-antitoxin system VapC family toxin is translated as MKKILIDTSAWAAISDNKDRHHASALNFIKKINGKYKLITTNYVLDETYTLLLMNAGYQTTIAFKQRIDIMVASQVLEIVWIDDAIANQSWQIFAKFNIDKEWSFTDCTSYAVMKQLNIAEAFTLDHHFVQMGFVKQP
- a CDS encoding Uma2 family endonuclease is translated as MKITLDIPQIDLEKLIAPAIAEPRIPLYNITWQQYENFIEMFSGHQNLHLTYLQGVLEIVTLSPEHEMLKTLIARLLYIYADALDIDLFSCGSATCKSQSTNRGLEPDESFCIGDRKQFPDLAIEVTVTSGGINKLEIYQGLQIPEVWFYQRDHFTLYLIKQDGTGYTEITQSQIFPNLDLNLMAEYIHPDREPEMVRAWRKLINSAFPPKN